A window of the Diabrotica undecimpunctata isolate CICGRU unplaced genomic scaffold, icDiaUnde3 ctg00000627.1, whole genome shotgun sequence genome harbors these coding sequences:
- the LOC140431301 gene encoding uncharacterized protein, which produces MGALLASKLTTKVVDIIKDKLPSITSINMWSDSEIVLAWLRSHHSRWNQFVANRVAQMQENSSHSHWRHVKSKDNPADILSRGMMPSNILNSTLWFHGPQFLQTFDLNLSEYSPKFNSNKLPEERKVVLHTRSAQFDFFVMLSERFSSFTKYVRTIAYVLRFSNNAKSGTQKLSGALEVSELQNAEMKIIKLLQNSSFSSEIADLKGNKIISNKSLLQFAPFLDKNEMLRVGGRLRYSEVTFDQKYPLLLPSKNHVVRLILKKEHLRLHHLRSSEYSLSSSP; this is translated from the coding sequence ATGGGTGCTTTATTGGCTAGCAAGCTCACCACAAAGGTGGTTGATATCATAAAGGATAAATTGCCCTCTATTACCTCTATAAACATGTGGAGTGATTCTGAGATAGTTTTGGCGTGGCTCAGATCACATCACTCCAGATGGAATCAATTTGTCGCCAACAGGGTAGCTCAAATGCAAGAAAATTCTTCTCACTCTCATTGGAGACACGTAAAGTCTAAAGACAACCCTGCTGACATCCTCTCCAGAGGAATGATGCCCTCTAACATACTCAACTCCACTCTTTGGTTTCACGGTCCTCAGTTTTTGCAAACATTTGACCTAAATTTGTCTGAATATAGTCCGAAGTTTAATTCTAATAAAttacctgaagaaagaaaagttGTTCTTCACACTCGAAGTGCTCAATTTGATTTCTTTGTCATGCTTTCTGAAAGGTTCTCCAGTTTCACGAAATATGTAAGGACTATAGCTTATGTACTCAGATTTAGTAATAACGCAAAGTCTGGCACTCAAAAATTATCCGGTGCACTTGAAGTATCTGAACTTCAAAATGccgaaatgaaaattataaaattattgcaaaactcAAGTTTCTCCTCAGAAATTGCTGATCTCAAAGGCAATAAGATTATTTCTAATAAGTCTCTCTTACAATTTGCTCCTTTTCTTGACAAAAATGAAATGCTCCGTGTAGGTGGACGTCTTAGGTATTCCGAAGTTACCTTTGATCAAAAATATCCTCTCCTCCTCCCCTCGAAAAATCATGTTGTTCGTTTAATTCTCAAAAAAGAACATCTTAGGCTCCATCATCTTAGGTCCTCAGAATACTCTCTCTCAAGTTCGCCTTAG
- the LOC140431304 gene encoding uncharacterized protein: MYYIILLHMLFYRRTVEPGPGAFLCSCHFVDGKKENGPTLFVHNEGKTKKFPTPEKRTRAKKEVTEIIEDVLMHDARSVEEPQPSTLTGSVTTKSLALHAVVDAENYFLRQNLQQVSEDLKHLSEKFSFENIRGNDRLILLYTGLPTEKIFTSLFDLLKNIEVNYYYKSKVEKIRKIDQLLMTLMKLRQNFPHEDLAVRFSVAQATVSNIVTTWLHVLHEVVYKQLMGKIPSRNKNKLCLPNCFSSFTNCRIILDCTEVYTSVSRASMATQKLTYSSYKHRNTCKGLVGVAPNGVVTFVSCLYPGSTSDKKIVKDCGILDHLEAGDLILADKGFLIKDIVPSGVHVNIPPFLTTAQFTPEQVRQTECIARARIHVERAIRRMKIFKILDFIPYSLLPHADAVFQVIGALTNMQYPLIKEVEQFYPEGASKLKS, from the exons ATGTACTATATCATTCTTTTGCATATGTTATTTTACAGAAGAACAGTAGAACCAGGTCCTGGGGCTTTCCTCTGCAGTTGCCATTTTGTAGATGGAAAAAAAGAGAATGGGCCTACATTATTCGTACATAATGaaggaaaaacaaaaaagtttccaACCCCGGAGAAAAGAACTAGAGCAAAGAAAGAAGTAACTGAAATCATTGAGGATGTCCTAATGCATGATGCAAG ATCTGTCGAAGAACCACAACCATCTACCTTAACTGGATCTGTAACTACAAAGAGTTTGGCATTACATGCTGTGGTAGATGCAGAAAACTATTTTCTTAGGCAAAATTTGCAACAAGTGAGTGAAGATCTGAAACACCTTTCAGAGAAGTTTTCTTTTGAGAACATCAGGGGTAACGACAGGCTCATACTTCTTTATACTGGCCTACCTACAGAAAAAATTTTCACATCTCTTTTCGACCTACTGAAAAACATTGAAGTGAATTATTATTACAAGTCGAAAgtagaaaaaattagaaaaatagaTCAATTATTAATGACCCTTATGAAGTTAAGGCAAAACTTTCCCCATGAAGATCTTGCTGTCCGATTTAGTGTTGCACAAGCTACAGTGTCCAATATTGTTACAACATGGCTGCATGTTTTACATGAAGTGGTTTATAAGCAGTTGATGGGCAAAATCCCCTCCCGGAATAAAAACAAACTTTGTTTACCAAACTGCTTTAGTAGTTTTACAAACTGTAGAATTATATTAGATTGTACCGAAGTATATACCAGTGTATCTAGGGCAAGTATGGCAACCCAAAAACTTACATACAGTTCCTACAAACATAGGAATACATGTAAAGGATTAGTCGGAGTGGCTCCCAATGGAGTAGTTACATTTGTATCATGCCTATATCCAGGATCAACATCtgacaaaaaaattgttaaagattGTGGAATTCTAGATCACTTAGAAGCAGGGGATTTAATTTTAGCAgacaaaggatttttaattaaAGATATAGTGCCATCTGGAGTACACGTTAACATTCCACCCTTTCTAACAACTGCACAGTTTACCCCTGAGCAAGTTAGACAGACTGAGTGCATTGCTAGGGCTAGAATTCATGTTGAGCGAGCCATTAGAAggatgaaaatttttaaaatcttggaTTTCATACCTTATTCCTTACTGCCACATGCTGATGCCGTCTTCCAGGTAATTGGGGCTTTAACAAATATGCAATATCCCCTAATTAAAGAAGTAGAGCAGTTCTATCCTGAAGGTGCCTCAAAATTAAAGTCGTAG
- the LOC140431300 gene encoding uncharacterized protein translates to MVDLEIFPYKRNGNGFKISCAILDNITCRLPQVSINRSKFNIPSTVTLADPTYSVPGNIDLLLASDIYSELLSDGLIRLGKGLPVLQNTHLGYIMFGSLPPYALHKGIYRSQLSPTQSNVSLFVQSTSEEDKLDNIIQQFFEVEEVTPSVKISSSEDLAEQIFTETTQILPSGRFQVKLPLISETVHKMLGNSYNMTRKRFISLENKLLKHENVYSQYKAFINEYVSLGHAKKVPLSLTNVHLENKYFLPHHSVIKEESLSTKLRVIFDGSIKSSSGYSLNDILLKGKTLQPELFVILLRFRLYTYVFTSDIQKMYRQVQIQPDHAFLQNILWRDSPEQDIECLELQTVTYGTKSASFQSTRCLMELAKTHQNTTHWPPMLS, encoded by the coding sequence ATGGTCGATCTAGAAATTTTTCCATACAAAAGAAATGGTAATGGTTTCAAAATCTCCTGTGCTATTTTAGACAACATAACTTGTAGACTTCCCCAGGTATCCATAAACAGAAGTAAATTTAATATCCCCTCTACAGTCACTCTCGCAGATCCCACCTACTCTGTCCCTGGAAATATAGATCTTCTTCTTGCCAGTGACATATATAGCGAATTGTTATCGGATGGTTTAATACGTTTAGGTAAAGGACTCCCTGTTCTCCAGAACACACACTTAGGGTACATTATGTTTGGTTCTTTACCTCCTTACGCACTTCACAAAGGAATTTATCGCTCACAGTTGTCCCCTACACAGTCAAATGTCTCTTTATTTGTCCAGTCCACATCTGAGGAAGATAAGCTCGATAATATAATTCAACAATTCTTCGAAGTCGAAGAAGTGACCCCCTCTGTTAAAATCTCCTCCTCTGAGGATCTGGCTGAACAAATATTCACTGAAACAACTCAAATTCTACCTTCTGGTCGGTTTCAGGTAAAGCTTCCTCTCATTTCTGAAACAGTACATAAAATGCTGGGCAATTCTTACAATATGACTAGGAAAAGGTTTAttagtttagaaaataaactCTTAAAACACGAAAATGTATACTCTCAATATAAAGCATTCATCAATGAATATGTTTCTCTTGGACATGCCAAAAAGGTTCCTCTTTCTCTcacaaatgtgcacttagaaaataaatactttttacctCATCACTCTGTCATAAAAGAAGAATCATTATCTACCAAATTACGGGTGATTTTTGACGGCTCCATAAAAAGTTCCAGTGGCTATTCTCTTAATGACATCCTGTTGAAAGGAAAAACTCTTCAGCCTGAACTTTTCGTCATTCTCCTTCGGTTTAGATTGTATACCTATGTCTTCACTTCCGACATACaaaaaatgtacaggcaggtACAAATTCAACCTGATCACGCATTCCTGCAGAATATCCTCTGGCGGGATTCTCCAGAACAGGACATCGAATGTCTTGAGCTTCAAACCGTAACTTATGGAACAAAAAGCGCAAGCTTTCAAAGTACTCGTTGTTTGATGGAATTAGCTAAAACTCATCAAAACACTACCCATTGGCCTCCGATGCTCTCTTAA